A region from the Pithys albifrons albifrons isolate INPA30051 chromosome Z, PitAlb_v1, whole genome shotgun sequence genome encodes:
- the LOC139684415 gene encoding zinc finger protein 892-like: MAEPERSLPPFLLAGTEGPTVQPDPPPCPDLQPPPKNFSFPNLGQMKEEAARKRKMRQDPQAGPELSTESTEDKSPWQNLKAEAVLNGSRAQEVTGEEKSRRSHIRRRSCKHSPGPFEEKIPTLCHEGGQRSNLMVHEQLCAEEKPYKCLECGKSFRQSCDLIRHQKIHTGERPYKCLGCGKSFIQSSDLIHHQMIHTGERPYMCLECGKSFRQGTCLIRHQMIHTGERPYKCSECGKSFRQRSCLIRHQVIHTGEYPYKCSECGKSFSQSSDLIRHWVIHTGEHPYKCLECGRSFSDPSYLRNHQRLHSTERPYKCWECGKSFRQRTGLSSHQMVHSEERPFKCPECGKRFKTSSHLVRHETTHTDERPFRCSDCGKSFNQNCTLVLHQRIHTSERPFKCDECGKSFTQSSHLFKHQLTHK; the protein is encoded by the exons aatttctccttcccaaaccttGGCCAGATGAAGGAGGAGGctgcaaggaagaggaagatgcgccaggacccccaggcag gccctgagctgagcacggagagcacggaggacaaatccccctgGCAGAACCTCaaggcagaggctgttttgaacggctccagggcacaggaggtcactggggaggaaaagtcACGGAGATCCCACATAAGGAGAAGGAGCTGCAAACACAGCCCAGGGCCCTTTGAGGAGAAAATACCCACCCTATGCCACGAAGGTGGCCAGAGGTCCAACCTGATGGTCCATGAGCAACTTTGTGCGGAGGAGAAGCCCTACAAGTgtttggaatgtgggaagagcttcaggcAGAGCTGCGACCTGATCCGCCACCAGAAGATCCATACTGGGGAAAGGCCCTACAAGTGCTTGggatgtgggaagagcttcatccaGAGCTCCGACCTGATCCaccaccagatgatccacactggggaaaggccCTACatgtgcttggaatgtgggaagagcttccgCCAGGGCACCTGTCTGATCcgccaccagatgatccacactggggaaaggccCTATAAGTGCTcggagtgtgggaagagcttccgCCAGAGATCCTGTCTAATCCGCCACCAGGTGATCCACACTGGAGAATACCCCTACAAGTGCTcggagtgtgggaagagcttcagccagagctccgACCTGATCCGCCACTGGGTCATCCACACTGGAGAACACCCCTACAAGTGCTTAGAATGTGGGAGGAGCTTCAGTGACCCCTCATACCTGAGGAACCACCAGCGCCTGCACTCCACAGAACGGCCCTACAAGTgttgggaatgtgggaagagcttcaggcAGAGAACTGGCCTGAGCAGCCACCAGATGGTCCACTCTGAGGAACGGCCCTTCAAGTGTcccgagtgtgggaagaggtttaaGACCAGCTCGCATCTCGTCAGGCATGAGACGACACACACAGATGAGAGGCCCTTCCGCTGCTccgactgtgggaagagcttcaaccaGAATTGCACTCTCGTCCTCCACCAGCGAATTCACACCAGTGAGAGGCCATTCAAGTGTgatgagtgtgggaagagcttcacccagaGCAGTCACTTGTTCAAACACCAACTGACCCACAAGTGA